A section of the Bacteroidota bacterium genome encodes:
- a CDS encoding T9SS type A sorting domain-containing protein, with translation MKKQLTSSLLLTMLACLTISSGTRAQFHWHITRSGFDGRYFSLFYPIASAGEVVTATCQKTDTSLRTVNRNRIVFLRSTDAGETWMEQDPGLPHHKGDFPLLIQALQQIDSLNAVAVGDTGIIVRTTDGGSTWIRQDLHTLDRISAVHFSDPATGIAITSRIDPHDSMSSVSDIYTTHNGGKEWDKAPVSTWLWSVTCHSDGGNVFRVIPYGGYGPIYRTTDNWNSYDTTAFVLPWADRDHLLTGFRFRGSDTIVGYGVQGPIQGYLRPIDVRLSLNGGTTWNSTVGMPDTNLSNSYSMSQLDRDFVFLGAMIPSNEMKIGVSTDHGVSWRLDTIAMDTNFLTTEILDVTTTPAGHAIAIFRGGISHGGGQTIQDQFVLVRGDPPKARVETFERIVNKAAVYPNPAFDAVTIASLAIHSPVRILDVMGREVLHGFVPAAGELRLDVSQLPRGMYQVMIERDGQMIPVGKLALVGK, from the coding sequence ATGAAAAAGCAACTTACCAGTTCGCTTCTATTAACGATGCTCGCGTGCCTGACGATTTCGTCAGGCACACGGGCACAATTTCATTGGCACATCACTCGTTCCGGATTTGATGGGCGCTATTTTAGTCTGTTTTACCCCATCGCAAGTGCAGGAGAGGTTGTGACAGCCACTTGCCAAAAGACGGATACCTCCTTAAGGACTGTCAATAGAAATCGAATAGTCTTTTTGCGAAGCACTGACGCGGGCGAGACATGGATGGAACAAGACCCAGGGTTGCCGCACCACAAAGGAGACTTTCCTCTTCTGATTCAAGCGTTGCAACAAATTGATTCGCTCAATGCGGTTGCAGTCGGCGACACTGGGATAATCGTCAGGACGACCGACGGAGGCAGCACATGGATTCGTCAGGATTTGCATACCCTGGATCGAATTTCTGCCGTCCATTTCTCTGATCCCGCAACAGGCATCGCCATTACTTCTCGAATCGACCCACACGATTCGATGAGTTCAGTAAGTGACATCTATACGACCCACAATGGCGGCAAGGAATGGGATAAAGCGCCTGTTTCTACTTGGCTATGGTCTGTAACATGCCACTCCGATGGAGGCAATGTGTTTAGAGTGATTCCTTACGGAGGATATGGGCCGATCTATCGAACAACCGACAATTGGAATTCCTACGACACGACAGCGTTCGTCTTGCCGTGGGCTGATCGAGACCATCTTCTTACGGGTTTTCGGTTTCGAGGCTCTGATACTATTGTCGGATATGGCGTGCAAGGGCCGATTCAGGGTTATTTAAGGCCCATCGATGTCAGGCTATCGCTGAACGGTGGAACAACCTGGAATTCAACCGTAGGTATGCCAGATACGAACCTGTCCAACTCGTACAGTATGTCTCAGCTCGATCGCGATTTTGTATTTCTCGGTGCGATGATTCCTTCCAACGAAATGAAGATAGGAGTAAGCACCGATCATGGCGTTTCTTGGCGGCTCGATACGATTGCAATGGATACCAACTTTCTGACTACAGAGATCCTTGATGTAACCACAACACCCGCAGGTCATGCCATTGCCATTTTCCGAGGAGGTATCTCTCATGGAGGCGGTCAGACGATTCAGGACCAGTTCGTCCTCGTCCGAGGCGATCCGCCAAAGGCGCGAGTCGAGACCTTCGAGCGGATTGTCAACAAGGCGGCTGTCTATCCAAATCCTGCCTTCGATGCCGTAACAATCGCATCCCTCGCTATTCACAGTCCCGTTCGCATCCTCGATGTGATGGGCCGCGAAGTATTGCACGGGTTCGTACCCGCCGCTGGGGAACTCAGGCTCGATGTTTCCCAACTACCACGTGGGATGTACCAGGTGATGATCGAGCGTGATGGACAGATGATCCCGGTGGGGAAGCTCGCGCTGGTGGGGAAATAA
- a CDS encoding T9SS type A sorting domain-containing protein, with amino-acid sequence MWAAFVLPARAQFICHVTHGKYIKSVVYYNFASLRCDGNTGIVGARTIPDTGSGFGRIVFLRSHDGGHTWSVQDPDLPYSKGGAIVGIDLIDSSNIVAYGTTDPGDTPYALLVRTSNGGTTWQQETVPTAYSINDVSFSNSQDGILASSGTYITSDGGARWDSVQFSSGGIESCHAYGNGMYRGFRFTTGELYTTRDRGRTFDSTGPIVTDPARRTLYYYEFCAFGAGDTMLAYGWHRLTPSSDFPCIARTIDGGKHWFSVFDDTTHSTGYVSALSDFHRDKLVAGVAGWENLALSSTDNGSTWHVDTLMSSDTEFDCFRSDGIGLNSDGELVAAYDHDILYHPAVNSLIIGRPVTSGVQAGDGGSPNLGIVPNPTTSSITIQGAPFGRTVHVLDFLGREVSVGSVPASGRLTLDLRSLPSGVYYVSDGLSQMKFVKE; translated from the coding sequence TTGTGGGCAGCGTTCGTGCTGCCCGCAAGGGCACAATTTATCTGCCACGTAACGCATGGCAAATATATCAAATCGGTCGTTTATTATAACTTTGCGTCGCTACGGTGCGATGGCAACACTGGCATCGTAGGTGCGCGCACAATTCCGGATACAGGAAGCGGTTTTGGCCGTATTGTTTTTCTTCGGTCTCACGATGGTGGACACACCTGGAGCGTGCAGGATCCAGACCTGCCATATTCCAAAGGTGGTGCCATAGTCGGCATCGACCTGATCGATTCCTCGAATATCGTCGCCTATGGCACCACCGATCCCGGAGATACTCCGTATGCTCTGCTCGTCCGGACCAGCAACGGTGGGACAACATGGCAACAGGAGACGGTGCCCACAGCATACAGTATCAATGACGTGAGCTTTTCCAACTCTCAGGATGGAATCCTCGCCAGCAGTGGCACGTACATTACATCGGATGGTGGAGCCCGCTGGGACTCGGTTCAGTTTTCAAGCGGAGGGATTGAAAGCTGCCATGCATACGGGAATGGAATGTATCGAGGTTTCAGATTCACGACCGGCGAATTATATACGACACGTGATAGGGGACGCACGTTCGATTCGACCGGCCCGATTGTTACCGATCCCGCCCGAAGAACTTTGTATTATTATGAGTTCTGTGCATTCGGCGCGGGCGATACCATGCTGGCATACGGCTGGCATCGGCTGACTCCTTCCAGCGATTTTCCTTGCATCGCGCGGACAATAGATGGCGGCAAACACTGGTTCTCCGTGTTCGATGATACCACGCACTCAACAGGATACGTCTCAGCTCTTTCAGACTTCCATCGAGACAAGCTTGTTGCAGGTGTCGCCGGCTGGGAAAATTTGGCGCTCTCGAGCACTGACAATGGTTCGACGTGGCATGTTGATACACTCATGTCCAGCGATACCGAATTCGATTGCTTCCGAAGCGATGGCATTGGTCTCAATTCTGATGGCGAGTTAGTTGCAGCCTACGATCATGACATTCTCTATCACCCCGCTGTGAACTCCCTCATTATTGGAAGGCCTGTTACGTCAGGCGTTCAAGCGGGCGATGGCGGGAGTCCAAATCTGGGCATCGTTCCTAACCCGACAACATCGTCGATAACAATACAAGGCGCCCCGTTCGGCCGCACCGTGCATGTTCTCGATTTTCTAGGCCGCGAAGTATCAGTCGGCTCAGTCCCGGCGAGCGGTCGGCTCACGTTGGACCTTCGCTCGCTGCCAAGCGGGGTGTATTATGTGAGCGATGGCCTCTCTCAAATGAAATTCGTTAAGGAATAG
- a CDS encoding T9SS type A sorting domain-containing protein produces MQQRIVLLALCAMLAGFASPTRAQFICHVADGFIGQDSQSSYWYTALSCKGNNVVVAADVIGNIGLDTGYYLAFLFSTDGGKSWRVERQGLPVPTWDHAPNVSTIERIDSLNMLAFGDSDLLVRTTDAGATWQVLVSPTKHILEGMSFSDASHGMLLAADTVQGTYVTSDGGVSWSPVAFTRIYGWRGHDYGNGRYAIFAYGSGVLYTTKDNWNTVDSSGPIVTDSSRTREYVFGNCSFGAGDTMLAYGSRYCSLGRYPCIARTTDGGKQWTMVHDDTSSIWYSGLVYYFSDIDRDTILAGWSYNPGKVMWSTNRGATWKPDTLIVDNSGFSGYRNVGIGLNAEGKLLSAYLDQYSSWLIVGQRANASVNTGLVGDAEVALYPNPAATMITLTGSILGGRLHLLDILGREVMSRSIPMDGTITLDVAQLPRGMYEVMIERDGQMIPVGKVALVGK; encoded by the coding sequence ATGCAACAACGTATCGTACTGTTGGCCCTGTGCGCCATGCTGGCTGGTTTCGCATCGCCCACGCGGGCACAATTTATCTGCCATGTCGCGGATGGGTTCATCGGTCAGGATAGCCAAAGTTCTTACTGGTATACCGCTCTCTCCTGCAAGGGGAATAACGTTGTGGTGGCTGCGGATGTAATTGGGAATATCGGTTTGGACACCGGATACTACCTTGCGTTTCTATTTTCGACGGATGGTGGCAAGTCATGGCGAGTTGAGCGTCAGGGCCTACCAGTCCCGACATGGGACCATGCCCCGAACGTATCCACCATCGAGCGGATCGACTCGCTGAATATGCTCGCATTTGGCGATTCGGATCTCCTGGTACGAACGACGGATGCCGGTGCGACCTGGCAAGTACTTGTAAGTCCGACAAAGCATATTTTGGAGGGCATGAGCTTTTCCGATGCATCGCATGGGATGCTCCTCGCGGCGGATACTGTACAGGGCACGTACGTCACTTCCGATGGCGGCGTCAGTTGGAGTCCGGTCGCCTTCACGCGGATCTATGGGTGGCGAGGCCATGATTATGGAAACGGGAGGTACGCGATTTTTGCGTACGGATCTGGCGTCCTGTATACGACGAAAGACAACTGGAACACCGTTGATTCGAGCGGACCCATTGTCACCGATAGCAGCCGGACGCGTGAATATGTATTTGGGAATTGCAGCTTTGGCGCTGGAGATACGATGCTTGCGTATGGCAGCCGCTATTGTTCACTCGGACGGTACCCGTGTATTGCTCGGACAACGGACGGTGGCAAGCAATGGACTATGGTGCACGATGACACAAGTTCCATTTGGTATTCCGGATTGGTCTATTACTTCTCTGACATAGATCGGGACACAATTCTTGCCGGATGGAGCTATAACCCGGGCAAGGTGATGTGGAGCACAAACCGTGGCGCAACATGGAAACCTGATACTTTGATTGTTGATAATTCTGGTTTTTCCGGGTATCGGAATGTCGGGATTGGACTCAATGCAGAGGGGAAACTTCTCAGCGCCTATCTAGATCAGTATTCATCATGGTTAATCGTTGGCCAGCGAGCGAATGCAAGCGTGAATACGGGTCTGGTCGGGGACGCCGAGGTGGCACTCTATCCAAATCCTGCTGCGACAATGATAACGCTAACGGGCTCAATTCTCGGCGGGAGACTGCATCTGCTGGATATTCTTGGCCGCGAGGTTATGAGCCGCTCGATTCCGATGGACGGCACGATCACGCTGGATGTCGCGCAGCTTCCACGTGGAATGTACGAGGTGATGATCGAGCGTGACGGACAGATGATCCCGGTGGGGAAAGTCGCGCTGGTGGGGAAATAA